A stretch of DNA from Octopus sinensis unplaced genomic scaffold, ASM634580v1 Contig01721, whole genome shotgun sequence:
AATgagtattcttatattctttatagttttcttttatagaagatattaaaaaaaaaattaatttagggtggctgtcttcagttaatatttgaaatgtttaattaatttaatttcaggTAAAATTACAAATTCCAGTTTCAGTAAATGCTATTCAAGCCCATATAATTCCAAAACACAAGTATGTTGCAAGTATAGCATTATAAATAAGACAGAAGATAATCAAGATTCTTGTTGTCAAGGTAGTTCTCGAACAAAAATTCCTTATGATTCCAAAACACAGGTAAGCCtttcatattgttgttgatgtaaaATTGCATTGTACCTCTTGAAATATAAGTTAGGAGCATAAACTTTACAATTTCTGAACAGAGATAACAGAAATTTACTAAAATCAGATCTGCTACACTTCATATGGAAACTTGAAAACTTATGGTATAATTACCTAAGTCAAGGTTTAAAGCAAATATCAAATTTGagattattatttaaattctttaaagATAGGAAgctttaatatgaaaaaaaattggaaCTAATATACTCTGGTTGATATTATGTTAACAAGAGGAAGCTGTTGATGCTCATAATCTTTTACTGAATCACATATGCAACAGGTTATATCATGgctgtatatatttcttcaatgTTACTACTTAGAGAATAAGATTTATGAAttctaaaaggaaaaaagaaaactctaGTAGCAAACTGAAAATTCTGATGCTAAAAGctgagtttaacccttttgttaccaatccagctgaaactggctctggctctgagtacaaatatcttgttttcataagttttgaattaaaatcttccaccaaaccttagtcacaatttacgttcataacactagctgaatataactaagttattttactaaattctttgttatattaaagtaattgaaagaaacagagagcatctcaaaataaatacagtaacgaaaggtttaaaagattataaatcttttattgtttttcataaaTGGTGGTTAACAAAAACTGACAATTTTTATACCCCCAAAAAACTTTCACTAGAATCAGATTCTTCATTGCTAAATTTAAAAAGAGTACATATAGTTAAACACAGAAAGTCATATAACACAATATCCACAGTTTTAAATCTGTTTttggtgtctctctctttcatttccataCCTTATGTTAGATCTCTTTCTCTTGAACTTAACTCTTtagcagcccaaatattctacctgttttaagctcaaactagccagatctggcctctgaCACCtatctgcaatgtcattctaaaaacaagcaATCATATCATCGAAATATTGAAGCTTCAAGATAGTGCatgcttaattcaaaacaatgtgaatacacaagcattacatttgacagagttaaGCTAAGAGTATTACATATGTctcatttatttttacttcataaCTAAATCTCTCAAGGACTCATTCCTTGGTCACCATGGTTTCACTCATCACTATTTGTCATCACTATCAagcataaattttgaatttctaaGATTCTCATCACATCAACTAAACTATAACTAAATTGTATCAAATTTTGTAGTATATTTCACATTtaagacttgtatatatatatatgatgttttacAGATATGCACAGCTAAGGGTAACATCCAAAGTAAAACTCATTGTAATTATGATAAAGATCCAAAGAAATATACTTGCTGCCAGGGTTTACTGTATAATAAACCAAGTAATGAATCAATGTAAGATAAATTTAgctatttaacattttttaattttcttttagcaagtgttacttttcattttctatttaattaCTTTGACCAATCCAACAAGTTTTTTGGAGACATTTAACAACTAAAATATATCCTTTAAACTTATAATAGCATATTTAATGTCACCTTAAAATATTGTGGGCATTAGAAATGAGTTAAAATTTCAACAAGATCAAATAGCTATCTAAAGCCAATGTAATAAAGTACCTtgttaagtactagggttaatttAATCAGCTAATCCCATTACTGGCCTTGTGGCTATGTAAGAAATTGTTAAGCTGTATGATATTTCATTATAACACCCATTGAACTGCCTTGAATACAAATGTTCAGTAAGTAATTTCTGTGCCTACAACTTATGTGCTTATAATTTCCTTTGGCAAAATTGATCAGTATTGATTGCTATTATTCAAAATCAATACCTACATTATATAACTATGTTATATTATGATACTTCGTGTTGCATCCTATGGCATAAGCTTTTAGATGGCTATACTATTATGTTAAATAACTCTTAAAAATTTC
This window harbors:
- the LOC115227101 gene encoding galaxin-like isoform X2, coding for MIIKHEICCDGEKKMKYNNSQCCGKEVINNNMSCCNGSKYNPVLHGCKDGKITNSSFSKCYSSPYNSKTQVCCKYSIINKTEDNQDSCCQGSSRTKIPYDSKTQVL